One region of Brassica napus cultivar Da-Ae chromosome A10, Da-Ae, whole genome shotgun sequence genomic DNA includes:
- the LOC106370667 gene encoding probable protein phosphatase 2C 69 isoform X1, which produces MKNWLNIITIICVWLSFGCTDGAQREKSGEASFHRIHASSFLPSSSSSCVLSPRASNTKSSLQVVHRHGPCSSLSSEKARTSPNHDDILRLDQIHVKSIHSKLSKKLTPQYRVSQSQSTDLEARDGSTLGSGNYIVTVGIGTPKHDLSLVFDTGSDLTWTQCEPCGKNGTSCYPQEEPIFNPSSSTSYSNVSCSSPVCDSLTSQETMGYLDEALSYSNPSQSVETPSSGGGLSQNGKFSYGYASSAGKRSSMEDFFETRIDGVDGEIVGLFGVFDGHGGARAAEYVKRHLFSNLITHPKFISDTKSAITDAYNHTDSELLKSEDSHNRDAGSTASTAILLGDRLLVANVGDSRAVISRAGTAIAVSRDHKPDQSDERERIENAGGFVMWAGTWRVGGVLAVSRAFGDRLLKQYVVADPEIREEKIDDSLEFLILASDGLWDVFSNEEAVAMVKEVEDPEDSAKKLVAEAIKRGSKDNITCVIVRFLDTASSSHVSSSSSNKMPPLGDLKISSNETKQVQIDAEN; this is translated from the exons ATGAAGAATTGGTTGAATATCATAACCATAATCTGTGTATGGCTCAGTTTTGGTTGTACTGATGGAGCTCAAAGAGAAAAGAGCGGAGAGGCTTCTTTCCACAGAATTCATGCTAGCTCTTTCCTtccctcatcatcatcatcatgtgttCTTTCTCCAAGAG CATCTAATACCAAGTCGTCGCTTCAAGTGGTGCACAGACACGGTCCATGTTCGAGTCTAAGCAGCGAGAAAGCCAGGACGAGTCCCAACCATGACGACATCCTCAGACTCGACCAGATCCACGTAAAATCCATCCACTCAAAGCTTTCAAAAAAACTAACACCCCAATATAGAGTCAGTCAAAGCCAGTCAACGGATCTAGAGGCTAGAGACGGAAGCACACTCGGTTCAGGAAACTACATCGTGACGGTCGGAATCGGGACGCCGAAACACGATCTATCTCTGGTCTTCGACACAGGCAGCGATCTGACGTGGACTCAATGCGAGCCATGTGGTAAAAATGGAACGTCTTGTTATCCACAAGAGGAGCCCATCTTTAACCCTTCTTCGTCTACTTCCTACTCCAACGTCTCGTGCTCATCCCCTGTTTGCGATTCTCTCACTTCCCAAG AAACAATGGGATATCTTGACGAGGCCTTGTCGTATTCCAACCCTTCTCAGTCTGTTGAAACTCCATCGAGCGGTGGAGGTCTCAG CCAGAATGGAAAATTCAGCTATGGATATGCAAGCTCGGCTGGGAAGAGATCATCTATGGAAGACTTCTTTGAGACGAGGATCGACGGTGTTGATGGAGAAATCGTTGGTCTTTTTGGAGTTTTTGATG GCCATGGTGGAGCCAGAGCAGCTGAGTATGTGAAGCGTCATCTTTTCAGTAATCTCATCACTCATCCAAAGTTTATCTCTGACACCAAATCAGCTATAA CTGATGCCTATAACCATACAGACTCTGAGCTTCTCAAGTCAGAAGATAGCCACAATAGAGATGCTGGTTCGACTGCTTCCACAGCTATTCTTCTTGGTGATCGTTTACTTGTTGCAAATGTTGGTGATTCACGAGCTGTTATCAGCAGAGCCGGAACTG CCATTGCTGTGTCAAGGGACCACAAACCTGACCAAAGTGATGAGCGTGAAAGGATTGAGAATGCTGGTGGATTTGTTATGTGGGCAG GAACTTGGAGGGTTGGAGGAGTTCTTGCAGTCTCTCGTGCATTTGGTGATCGTCTTCTAAAGCAATATGTTGTTGCTGATCCAGAGATCCGG GAGGAAAAGATTGATGATTCTCTTGAGTTTCTGATCCTAGCAAGTGACGGCCTATGGGATGTTTTCTCTAATGAG GAAGCAGTTGCAATGGTTAAGGAAGTTGAAGATCCAGAGGACTCCGCGAAGAAACTTGTGGCtgaagcaataaagagaggGAGTAAAGACAACATCACATGTGTCATCGTTCGTTTCCTGGATACAGCTTCTTCAAGCCACGTCAGCTCCTCGTCATCCAATAAAATGCCGCCACTTGGAGACCTCAAGATCTCATCCAATGAAACTAAGCAAGTCCAGATCGACGCAGAGAACTAG
- the LOC106370667 gene encoding aspartyl protease family protein At5g10770 isoform X2 — protein MKNWLNIITIICVWLSFGCTDGAQREKSGEASFHRIHASSFLPSSSSSCVLSPRASNTKSSLQVVHRHGPCSSLSSEKARTSPNHDDILRLDQIHVKSIHSKLSKKLTPQYRVSQSQSTDLEARDGSTLGSGNYIVTVGIGTPKHDLSLVFDTGSDLTWTQCEPCGKNGTSCYPQEEPIFNPSSSTSYSNVSCSSPVCDSLTSQGYYRNCSASNCIYGVGYGDSSFTVGFLAKENFTLNSDVFDNINFGCGENNQGLFNGIAGLLGLGRGTFSFPSQTSMTYNNIFSYCLPSSADYTGHLTFGSSGGLSNSVKYTPISLARDSASFYGLDIVGITVAGKELEIPLTVFSTPGAIIDSGTVITRLPPKAYAALRTAFKENMSNYTSTMGRSIFDTCYNFTGLETVEIPKVSFSFKGGTDVEVDSKGILYVLNVSQVCLAFAGNGNDDDVAIFGNVQQKTIQVVYDGAGGRVGFAPDGCM, from the exons ATGAAGAATTGGTTGAATATCATAACCATAATCTGTGTATGGCTCAGTTTTGGTTGTACTGATGGAGCTCAAAGAGAAAAGAGCGGAGAGGCTTCTTTCCACAGAATTCATGCTAGCTCTTTCCTtccctcatcatcatcatcatgtgttCTTTCTCCAAGAG CATCTAATACCAAGTCGTCGCTTCAAGTGGTGCACAGACACGGTCCATGTTCGAGTCTAAGCAGCGAGAAAGCCAGGACGAGTCCCAACCATGACGACATCCTCAGACTCGACCAGATCCACGTAAAATCCATCCACTCAAAGCTTTCAAAAAAACTAACACCCCAATATAGAGTCAGTCAAAGCCAGTCAACGGATCTAGAGGCTAGAGACGGAAGCACACTCGGTTCAGGAAACTACATCGTGACGGTCGGAATCGGGACGCCGAAACACGATCTATCTCTGGTCTTCGACACAGGCAGCGATCTGACGTGGACTCAATGCGAGCCATGTGGTAAAAATGGAACGTCTTGTTATCCACAAGAGGAGCCCATCTTTAACCCTTCTTCGTCTACTTCCTACTCCAACGTCTCGTGCTCATCCCCTGTTTGCGATTCTCTCACTTCCCAAG GTTACTATAGAAACTGCTCGGCTTCCAACTGCATCTACGGTGTAGGATACGGCGATAGCTCGTTCACCGTAGGGTTTCTCGCCAAGGAGAATTTTACTTTAAACTCCGATGTCTTCGACAACATTAACTTTGGATGCGGCGAGAACAACCAAGGACTTTTCAACGGTATCGCCGGACTTCTCGGGCTTGGCCGGGGCACATTCTCATTTCCGTCGCAGACGTCGATGACGTACAATAACATATTCTCCTACTGCCTCCCTTCTTCCGCAGACTACACTGGTCATCTCACCTTCGGATCATCTGGTGGATTATCTAACTCCGTCAAGTACACTCCCATCTCCTTAGCCAGAGACAGTGCTTCCTTTTATGGTCTCGACATCGTAGGTATCACCGTCGCCGGCAAGGAACTGGAGATTCCTTTAACCGTGTTTTCTACTCCCGGTGCTATAATCGACTCAGGCACCGTGATTACTCGCCTCCCTCCCAAGGCCTACGCGGCACTACGTACCGCGTTTAAGGAGAATATGTCGAATTATACATCTACGATGGGACGATCGATATTTGACACGTGTTACAATTTTACTGGCTTGGAGACTGTGGAGATTCCTAAAGTCTCGTTCTCCTTCAAAGGCGGCACCGATGTGGAAGTTGACTCGAAAGGGATTTTGTACGTGTTAAATGTGTCGCAGGTTTGTTTGGCGTTTGCGGGGAACGGTAACGATGATGACGTTGCCATTTTCGGGAACGTTCAGCAGAAGACGATACAGGTTGTGTACGACGGTGCGGGTGGACGGGTCGGGTTTGCTCCGGATGGTTGTATGTAA
- the LOC106370667 gene encoding probable protein phosphatase 2C 69 isoform X3, with product MERLVIHKRSPSLTLLRLLPTPTSRAHPLFAILSLPKKETMGYLDEALSYSNPSQSVETPSSGGGLSQNGKFSYGYASSAGKRSSMEDFFETRIDGVDGEIVGLFGVFDGHGGARAAEYVKRHLFSNLITHPKFISDTKSAITDAYNHTDSELLKSEDSHNRDAGSTASTAILLGDRLLVANVGDSRAVISRAGTAIAVSRDHKPDQSDERERIENAGGFVMWAGTWRVGGVLAVSRAFGDRLLKQYVVADPEIREEKIDDSLEFLILASDGLWDVFSNEEAVAMVKEVEDPEDSAKKLVAEAIKRGSKDNITCVIVRFLDTASSSHVSSSSSNKMPPLGDLKISSNETKQVQIDAEN from the exons ATGGAACGTCTTGTTATCCACAAGAGGAGCCCATCTTTAACCCTTCTTCGTCTACTTCCTACTCCAACGTCTCGTGCTCATCCCCTGTTTGCGATTCTCTCACTTCCCAAG AAAGAAACAATGGGATATCTTGACGAGGCCTTGTCGTATTCCAACCCTTCTCAGTCTGTTGAAACTCCATCGAGCGGTGGAGGTCTCAG CCAGAATGGAAAATTCAGCTATGGATATGCAAGCTCGGCTGGGAAGAGATCATCTATGGAAGACTTCTTTGAGACGAGGATCGACGGTGTTGATGGAGAAATCGTTGGTCTTTTTGGAGTTTTTGATG GCCATGGTGGAGCCAGAGCAGCTGAGTATGTGAAGCGTCATCTTTTCAGTAATCTCATCACTCATCCAAAGTTTATCTCTGACACCAAATCAGCTATAA CTGATGCCTATAACCATACAGACTCTGAGCTTCTCAAGTCAGAAGATAGCCACAATAGAGATGCTGGTTCGACTGCTTCCACAGCTATTCTTCTTGGTGATCGTTTACTTGTTGCAAATGTTGGTGATTCACGAGCTGTTATCAGCAGAGCCGGAACTG CCATTGCTGTGTCAAGGGACCACAAACCTGACCAAAGTGATGAGCGTGAAAGGATTGAGAATGCTGGTGGATTTGTTATGTGGGCAG GAACTTGGAGGGTTGGAGGAGTTCTTGCAGTCTCTCGTGCATTTGGTGATCGTCTTCTAAAGCAATATGTTGTTGCTGATCCAGAGATCCGG GAGGAAAAGATTGATGATTCTCTTGAGTTTCTGATCCTAGCAAGTGACGGCCTATGGGATGTTTTCTCTAATGAG GAAGCAGTTGCAATGGTTAAGGAAGTTGAAGATCCAGAGGACTCCGCGAAGAAACTTGTGGCtgaagcaataaagagaggGAGTAAAGACAACATCACATGTGTCATCGTTCGTTTCCTGGATACAGCTTCTTCAAGCCACGTCAGCTCCTCGTCATCCAATAAAATGCCGCCACTTGGAGACCTCAAGATCTCATCCAATGAAACTAAGCAAGTCCAGATCGACGCAGAGAACTAG